Proteins co-encoded in one Oharaeibacter diazotrophicus genomic window:
- the repA gene encoding plasmid partitioning protein RepA: MEDSTDETMARHARLLSGQLRSLSERIYPPDARKSLRTFSSPEAARLIGVSDSYLRQLSLEGQGPTPSVGPQGRRAYTLDQVNELRHLLAGRRGSEAQTYLPRRRPGERLQTIAVCNFKGGSGKTTSAVHLVHHLAMKGLRVLAVDLDPQASLTSMFGLHPEFDVEENRSLYGAIRYDDGRVPTRQVIQPTYFPGVSLIPGNLELAEFEHDTPKALARGGAAGAFFLRIAAAIREVEADFDVCVMDCPPQLGFLTLGALVAATGLLVTIHPQMLDVASMAQFLLMMADLLSVVREAGAPVRHDFLKYVVTRHEPSDGPQLQVVGLLRALFGDDVLKAVALKSAAIEDAGLTKQTVYEIARGASTSRDTYDRAVESMNAVNAEIFGLVEKAWGRS, translated from the coding sequence ATGGAGGATAGCACGGACGAGACGATGGCGCGCCACGCCCGGCTGTTGTCGGGACAGTTGCGCTCGCTGTCGGAACGGATCTATCCGCCGGACGCCCGCAAGAGCCTGCGCACCTTCTCTTCGCCCGAGGCGGCCCGCCTGATCGGCGTCAGCGACAGCTATCTGCGCCAGCTGTCGCTGGAGGGCCAAGGGCCGACGCCGTCGGTGGGTCCGCAGGGCCGGCGCGCCTACACCCTGGACCAGGTCAACGAGCTGCGCCACCTGCTCGCCGGCCGGCGCGGATCGGAGGCCCAGACCTACCTGCCGCGCCGCCGCCCGGGCGAGCGGCTGCAGACGATCGCGGTGTGCAACTTCAAGGGCGGCAGCGGCAAGACCACCAGCGCGGTCCACCTCGTCCATCATCTCGCGATGAAGGGCCTGCGCGTGCTGGCGGTCGACCTCGACCCGCAGGCGTCGCTGACCTCGATGTTCGGCCTTCACCCCGAGTTCGACGTCGAGGAGAACCGCAGCCTCTACGGCGCGATCCGCTACGACGACGGCCGGGTGCCGACGCGGCAGGTGATCCAGCCGACCTATTTCCCCGGCGTGTCGCTGATCCCCGGCAACCTCGAACTCGCCGAGTTCGAACACGACACCCCGAAGGCGCTCGCCCGCGGCGGCGCGGCCGGCGCCTTCTTCCTCAGGATCGCCGCCGCGATCCGCGAGGTCGAGGCCGACTTCGACGTCTGCGTGATGGACTGTCCGCCGCAGCTCGGCTTCCTCACCCTCGGCGCGCTGGTGGCGGCGACCGGCCTGCTCGTCACCATCCACCCGCAGATGCTCGACGTCGCCTCGATGGCGCAGTTCCTGCTGATGATGGCGGACCTGTTGTCGGTGGTGCGCGAGGCCGGCGCGCCGGTGCGCCACGATTTCCTCAAATACGTGGTGACGCGCCACGAGCCGTCCGACGGGCCCCAGCTCCAGGTCGTCGGGCTGCTCAGGGCACTGTTCGGCGACGACGTCCTGAAAGCGGTGGCGCTGAAGTCGGCGGCGATCGAGGACGCCGGCCTCACCAAGCAGACCGTCTACGAGATCGCCCGCGGCGCATCGACCAGCCGCGACACCTACGACCGCGCGGTGGAGAGCATGAACGCGGTCAACGCCGAGATCTTCGGTCTCGTCGAGAAGGCATGGGGGCGGTCGTGA
- a CDS encoding winged helix-turn-helix transcriptional regulator: MNDSTRRSRQRKSGRTGCAVEATLSVIGGVWKPVLIFHLLEGKLRFNALCRLIPSATPSMITLQLRELEADGIVARTVFPEVPPKVEYALTDLGQSLAPLLLSMRDWGERLQRSDVAAAKGIAETATVTDPLRAP; encoded by the coding sequence ATGAATGATAGCACCCGCCGATCCAGGCAGCGCAAGTCCGGTCGGACCGGCTGTGCGGTCGAGGCGACGCTGTCGGTGATCGGCGGCGTCTGGAAACCGGTGCTGATCTTTCACCTGCTCGAAGGCAAGTTGCGCTTCAATGCGCTGTGTCGTCTGATACCCTCGGCGACGCCGAGCATGATCACCCTGCAGCTGCGCGAGCTCGAGGCGGACGGGATCGTCGCGCGGACCGTTTTTCCCGAAGTTCCGCCCAAGGTGGAATACGCCCTGACCGACCTCGGGCAGTCGCTCGCCCCGCTGCTGCTGAGCATGCGCGACTGGGGCGAACGCCTCCAGAGGTCGGACGTGGCCGCTGCCAAGGGTATCGCCGAGACCGCCACCGTGACCGACCCGCTCCGAGCTCCCTGA
- a CDS encoding SemiSWEET family sugar transporter: protein MDDVEYLGLVASSLATLAFLPQVVKTWRSGSARDFSLATLLMLEAGTGLWMIYGVLRDAPAIWLGNGVTFALAGYILSVKVKGLPSRLGAPTEGSEPSAP from the coding sequence ATGGACGACGTCGAATATCTCGGTCTCGTCGCCAGCAGTCTGGCGACGCTCGCCTTCCTGCCGCAGGTCGTGAAGACGTGGCGCAGCGGCAGCGCGCGCGACTTCAGCCTCGCCACGCTCCTGATGCTGGAGGCCGGCACCGGCCTCTGGATGATCTACGGCGTGCTCAGGGACGCGCCGGCGATCTGGCTCGGCAACGGCGTCACCTTCGCGCTCGCCGGGTACATCCTGTCGGTCAAGGTGAAAGGACTGCCGTCGCGTCTCGGCGCGCCGACGGAGGGATCCGAACCGTCGGCCCCGTGA
- a CDS encoding methyl-accepting chemotaxis protein gives MNLHSIKTRIVVLSTVCLLLTTAALVGANVYSTTTSNAEVSGKVDDLLDRDGRERLRLLASEQAGLIGSEVDTAFQAARATANAVAVMAADGAEATPPERRRQQLNALLLATLKDNPRFNGTYSAAEPNALDGADASYVGRADVGSDATGRSLPYWTRDAGGKIGLQALVEYDSDARHPNGLVKGGWYLGPKATGKESVLAPLPYIVQGKAVHLATMSVPILVGGRFIGVAGADFDLSFVQKLVSDVNATTYDGKGSVTIVTEDGLVVASSDRPDAIGNGIAALGAAWEKDMATIAAARESVEHEEATDLLKVFAPISLGRTGKSWSVVFAVPQAVVMAEATALHDSMIARASGDTSVALLVGLVVIVVAVAGMGLVARGIAGPIGKLTAALQSMARGTAVAEIEGARRRDEIGDIARAVDEIRRQTEAAAAEKARQDEVERERRAAEQREMMRRVAREFETKMGGLVDRVGVGTGELARSAEEMAALAQSSAAQTDAAMSASSTASGSVQVVASAAEELFASIGEINSLIQRSGRIVGDADQHAGATHGIVTSLSETATRIGSVVDIIRTIAAQTNLLALNATIEAARAGEAGKGFAVVANEVKALANQTAKATDEIGGQIEAMRLATESAVNAIGSIRTVVGDIRDAVTSVAGAVEQQSAATSEISRSAQEAARGTSTVSENVGGVQGAIGSTDKAAHAVVGLTREMSGQVHELREGVAAFVRELAA, from the coding sequence ATGAATCTCCACTCGATCAAGACACGCATCGTCGTGTTGTCGACGGTCTGCCTCCTGCTCACCACGGCGGCGCTGGTCGGCGCCAACGTCTATTCGACGACGACGAGCAACGCGGAGGTTTCGGGCAAGGTCGACGACCTGCTCGACCGCGACGGCCGCGAGCGGCTGCGCCTGCTCGCCTCCGAGCAGGCCGGGCTGATCGGCAGCGAGGTCGACACCGCTTTCCAGGCCGCGCGCGCCACCGCCAACGCCGTGGCGGTGATGGCCGCGGACGGTGCCGAGGCGACCCCGCCGGAGCGGCGGCGCCAGCAGCTGAACGCGCTGCTGCTCGCCACGCTGAAGGACAACCCGCGCTTCAACGGCACCTACAGCGCCGCCGAGCCGAACGCGCTCGACGGCGCCGACGCGAGCTACGTCGGCCGCGCCGACGTCGGTTCCGACGCCACCGGCCGGTCCCTGCCCTATTGGACCCGCGACGCCGGCGGCAAGATCGGCCTGCAGGCGCTGGTCGAGTACGACAGCGACGCCCGCCACCCGAACGGGCTGGTCAAGGGCGGCTGGTATCTCGGGCCGAAGGCGACCGGCAAGGAGAGCGTGCTGGCGCCGCTGCCCTACATCGTCCAGGGCAAGGCCGTCCATCTCGCCACCATGTCGGTGCCGATCCTGGTCGGCGGCCGGTTCATCGGCGTCGCCGGCGCCGACTTCGACCTCTCCTTCGTGCAGAAGCTGGTCAGCGACGTCAACGCGACCACCTACGACGGCAAGGGCAGCGTCACCATCGTGACCGAGGACGGCCTCGTCGTCGCCTCGAGCGACCGCCCCGACGCGATCGGCAACGGAATCGCGGCGCTCGGCGCAGCGTGGGAAAAGGACATGGCGACGATCGCCGCCGCCCGCGAGAGCGTCGAGCACGAGGAAGCCACCGACCTCCTCAAGGTGTTCGCGCCGATCTCGCTCGGCCGCACCGGCAAGAGCTGGTCGGTGGTGTTCGCGGTGCCGCAGGCCGTGGTGATGGCCGAGGCGACCGCCCTGCACGACAGCATGATCGCCCGCGCCTCCGGCGACACCAGCGTCGCGCTGCTGGTCGGTCTGGTGGTGATCGTGGTCGCCGTCGCCGGCATGGGCCTCGTCGCCCGCGGCATCGCCGGCCCGATCGGCAAGCTGACCGCCGCGCTCCAGAGCATGGCCCGCGGCACCGCCGTCGCCGAGATCGAGGGCGCCCGCCGCCGCGACGAGATCGGCGACATCGCCCGCGCCGTCGACGAGATCCGTCGCCAGACCGAGGCCGCCGCCGCCGAGAAGGCGCGCCAGGACGAGGTCGAGCGCGAGCGCCGCGCCGCCGAGCAGCGCGAGATGATGCGCCGGGTCGCCCGCGAGTTCGAGACCAAGATGGGCGGCCTCGTCGACCGCGTCGGCGTCGGCACCGGCGAGCTCGCCCGCTCGGCCGAGGAGATGGCCGCGCTGGCCCAGAGCTCGGCCGCGCAGACCGACGCGGCGATGTCGGCCTCCTCGACCGCCAGCGGCAGCGTCCAGGTCGTCGCCTCGGCCGCCGAGGAGCTGTTCGCCTCGATCGGCGAGATCAATTCGCTGATCCAGCGCTCCGGCCGCATCGTCGGCGACGCCGACCAGCACGCCGGCGCCACCCACGGCATCGTCACCTCGCTGTCGGAGACGGCGACCCGGATCGGCTCGGTGGTCGACATCATCCGCACCATCGCGGCGCAGACCAACCTCCTGGCGCTCAACGCCACCATCGAGGCGGCGCGCGCCGGCGAGGCCGGCAAGGGCTTCGCCGTCGTCGCCAACGAAGTCAAGGCGCTCGCCAACCAGACCGCCAAGGCCACCGACGAGATCGGCGGCCAGATCGAGGCGATGCGGCTCGCGACCGAATCGGCCGTGAACGCGATCGGCTCGATCCGCACCGTGGTCGGCGACATCCGCGACGCCGTCACCTCGGTGGCCGGCGCGGTCGAGCAGCAGAGCGCGGCGACCAGCGAGATCTCGCGCTCGGCCCAGGAGGCGGCGCGCGGCACCTCGACGGTGAGCGAGAACGTCGGCGGCGTCCAGGGCGCGATCGGCAGCACCGACAAGGCCGCCCACGCGGTCGTCGGCCTCACCCGCGAAATGTCCGGCCAGGTGCACGAACTGCGCGAGGGCGTCGCCGCCTTCGTCCGCGAACTGGCGGCGTGA